The genomic DNA CCACTTTTTTAGTTTAGCTGAAGCAAATTTAAAATGTATTAAAAATGGAATTAAACCGATTTTTGGTTTAGATGTATTTTTAACTGTTGATAATGAAGAATATCAATTTAACTTATTTGCAAAAAATAGTGCCGCTTTTGATAATCTAAAATTGCTTTCTTATTATTTATTAGATGATAAAAAGATTTCATTGAATGAAATTTTTGAAAATTATAAAGATATTATTGTCATTGAAAACCCAAATTTAAGTTATTACAAAAAACAAAAAAAAGAAATATTAAATCCTAATTACTATATTGGAATTGATATTAATGAAATTAAGGAATATGAGAATTTATTACAAAAAAATAAACAAGTTTTAATTTTTAATAATTTCAATACTTTAGATTTCCAAGATTTTTCAATTTTAGAATTATTAAACAAAATTAGTAACAAAAATAATTTCTTAAAATTACAAACACCACTTTTTTTTAATTACGAAAAAGAAGATGATTTAACCATGCAATTAATTTTGCAAACAAATGAATTTATTAAGAATTTATATTTTCCTTTTTTAAAAAAAGAGTATCAGCTTCTATCATATGAAAACAATGAAAATTTAAATTCCAAAGATTATTTGAAATTTTTATTAGTAAAAAAAATTAAAAGTTCAAATGAACTTGAAAATTTATTTAATCAAATTGAATATAAAAATCGATTAAAAAAAGAACTTGAAATTATTAATTTATTAAACTTTGAAGATTATTTTTTAATTATCCAAGATTGAGTCAATTGAGCAAAAAATCACGATATCTCAATTGGTCCTGGAAGGGGGTCATCAGCTGGATCATTAATTTCATTTGTTTTAGGAATTACTGAAATTGATCCAATTAAATATGGTTTGATTTTTGAAAGATTTTTGAATCCAAAAAGAATATCAATGCCAGATATTGACATTGATGTACAAGATGACAAAAGAATGGAAATTATTAACTATTTAATTAATAAATATGGTTATGAAAGAGTGAATAATATTGTCACTTTTTCAACACTAGGAAAAAAATCAGCAATTAGAGATATTTTAAGAGCATATAACATTAATCCGATAAAAATTAATCAGATTTCTAAACTTATTCCTTCGAATGAAGATACATTAATTGAAGAAGTAAATAAAAATTTAACTTTAAATAAAGAATTAGAACAATTAAATCCGCATGATTCAACTTTTAAAAATAAAATCATTAACCAAACAACAAGAATTTCTGGATTTTATCGTCAAATTGGTACACATGCAGCTGGAATTGTAATAGCAAAAAATCCAACTATTGAATTAATTCCAATTTCTAAAAACCCTGATAATTTCTTGCAAACACAAATAAGCATGGAATATTTAGAATATTTTGGTTTAATCAAAATGGATATTTTAGGACTTAAAACATTAACAACGATTAAAGAAATTGAGGCACATATTAAAAAAAATACACAACAAATAATCGATTGAAATGTAATTGGATATTTTGACAAAAAAACTTTTGCATTACTTTCATCAGGAAACACAGCTGGTGTTTTCCAAGTTGAAAGTCCAATTATGATTAAAGCATTAAAAGAAATTAAGGTGGATACTTTTAATGATATTGCTGCTGTTATTTCCCTAAATCGCCCAGGACCAATGGCGTATGTTTCAAATTATGCAAAAAGAAAAGCTAAAAAAGAAGAAATTCCAAAAATTTCAAAAGAATACGATGATATTTTGAACGAAACATATGGGATTATTATTTATCAAGAACAAATCATGCAAATTGCCCAAAAAATTGCAAATATGTCATTTGAAGAAGCAGATCTATTAAGAAAAATCATTTCAAAAAAACAAGCAAATGAAATGCTTGCGATTAAAAAAGATTTTATTGAAAGAGCTTCAAAAAACAATTATGACAAAAAAGTTGTTGAAGAAATTTTTAATAATATTGAAAGATTTGCTGATTATGGTTTTAATAAATCACATGCAATCGCTTATTCCATGTTAACTTTTAAAATGGCATATTTGAAAGCAAATTATCCATTAGAATTTTTTGCTTCTTGCATTTCTTCGGCAAATGGTGCGCAAACTACGATTGCTAAATATGTCAATGAAGCAAGAAAAATGGGTATTGAAATTATTACGCCAAATATTAATAAATCATATGAACATGCAACAATTGAAAAAAATCAAATTATTTTACCCCTTGGTTTAATTAAAGGCATTGGTCCAGAAATTGTAAAATTAATTGTTGAAAATCGGAATAATGTTGGGGAATATAAAAACTTTTTACATTGCTTTTTTAACTTATCAAAAATTAAATCATTTGGTAAAGCCGCACTTGAAACATTAATTAAAGCAAATGCCTTAAGAGATTTTAATTTAAGTCAAGCAACAATGCTTAAAGAAATTGATCCAAAATCAGATTCAAGTATTTTTATTAAACAAAATTTACCAAAAAATCCTCAGGAAATTTTAGATAAACTCCTAGATTTTGAACCTGAAAATGATGAAATTGACAATGAGGATGAACTTCGGAAAAATGAAATTGAATTATTAGGTCAAAACTATAGTTTTATTCCAACCCTTAAATATGAAAAGCAAAATCAAAGATTAATTGATACAAGAATCGGAAATGAATATATATTAATTGCTGAATGTACTGATGTGCTTGAAAAAATTAGTAAATACAAAAAACCATATCAACAACTATATTTTCAAGATTCAAGTTTACGTGTTGTTTCATATATGTATAAAATTGATCCTGAATTAAAAAATTTAAAAAATAAACTTGTTCAAATTAAATTTATTAAAAAAACTGAAAATGAAATTATTTTAAAAGAATGAAAGGTTATTAAATAATGGAGGATAAAATTTTAATTATTGATGGTACTTATTTAGCATACCGTTCATATTATGCTCTAAATAAAAGTCAAATTGTTTTAGTTAATGACCAAGGGATTGAAACTAACACAATTGTTTTATTTTTTTCAACTTTATTTAATTTAATTAAAGAAAATAAACCAACGCATTTATTAATTGCTTTTGATGCCAAAGAAGAAACTTTTCGACATAAAATTTATCAAGCCTATAAAGAAGGGCGAATTAAAATGCCAAAAGAATTTTATGACCAAATGGATTTGATTAAAAAGTTACTTTCTTATCTAAAGATTCGTAATGTTGAAAAAAATGGTTATGAAGCAGATGACATTATTGCTAAAATATGTGCAAAATATCCCCAAACAAATAAAATAATTTTTTCAGCTGACCAAGATTTAAATCAATTAATTGATGCCAAAACAAGTATTATTAAGAAAATAAAAAATGCCTATACTTTTTTGACAAAAGATAATTTCAAAGAAATTTATTTCATCGAACCAAACCAAGTAATTGATTATAAAGCAATCATTGGGGACAGTAGTGATAATTTTCTAGGTATTAAAGGCATTGGACCTAAAACAGCAGCAAAATTATTGTCCGAATACCAAACACTGGAAAATATTTATGCCAACTTGAATTCCTTAAAAAATACAATTGCAAACAAATTTGAAGAGTATAAAAATATTGTTTTTAGAAATCAAGAAATAGCTAAACTTGTAACTGATTTTGAAATTGCAAATATTGAAAAAAATGATTTGGATATAACGAAAATTAATTTAAGCATCGAAGCCTTAAAAATTATTGAGCAATATCAATTAAATTCAATCAAAAATCAGATTTTGAAACTAAAAAAATAAAGAAAAATTTGGTTATTTTTTAAACCAAATTTGCTTAATTATAAATTCAAGTGCAACACACTAAAGATATAAAATATAGTTGTGGACACTTGAATTTATAATTAAGCAATATTCGAACAAACGTAATTATTTGTTCAAATATTTTGTCCTTGTTTATTTAGATATTTAAGGAGTGTTTTTAATTCATTTTTTAAGAATTTTTTATCCTAATATAACTTCATAAGTTATTGGCATTATTTTAATTTCTTAAAATTAAGTATTCATTTAATACTTTTTAGTTAGACACTAAAATCAGAGATTTCACTAAATACATCAAGTAGCTCAGTAACTAACTCATTAATATATTCATGATTATTATCTGTTTCTTTAATATCATTTTTTTCTTTTAATAACTCATTTAATTCTTCATTTAGATGACTTATAAATTCCTTTATCTCTTCTTCTGCTCATAGCACTAGATATTTAAAGTTTTCTGCATTTATTTCTAATAAATCTTCTTTGTATTGTAAGTAAACTGATTGCTCCATTTGCTTGAGACTATCTGGTTTTTTGTTCATAAATTTTTTAAACTTAGCCTCATTAAATTTTGTGCCTTTTACTTTTATAATTGCTTCTTCTAAATTTTTTATTTCCTTAGCAATTTTTTGCTTATATTTTTCTAGAGCAATTTTGTTTTGTTGTATTTCTTTATTTTTTTCTTCTTTTTTATTTTCTTGTTTATTATCTTCATTTTTAGCTTTTTGTTGCTTACATGATGCAGCTACTACTGGAATTGACATTGCAGATACTACTAAACCTAGTGACAATAAGATCTTTTTTGTTTTCTTCATTTATTTATAAGTCTCCTAAAAACTTCTTTATATTTTTATTTAAATAACAATTTTTGTTTAAAAAATAATGCCCCAAGTTATGCAACTAATTTGAGTCATTCTTATATTGTTATATGAGTAGTTTACATAATTTTTTATTTTTTTATATAAATTAGATAAAAAACTAATATTTTTATCCTAATTTACCTATTATGAGTTCATTTTTTTTGAAGCATGAATTAACATATAAGATAGTTGTATAATAGTTGTATATAAAAGATTTAAGTTTAATTAAGGTATAAAAAAGGATTTTATTCTATATGAAAAAAATAAATAAGATATTTATAACTTTAGCTTCAATAGTATCAATTTCATCTCTACCAATAGTCGCTGCTGCATGTGATGAAAAGAAAACAGAAGAAGGTGCGGGAGCAAACTCAGGCACAAAAGACCAAGAAGACCAAACTCTTCCAAAAGACCAAAAGGAACAAACTCCTCAAAAGGACCAAAGCAACCAAACTCCTCCAAAAAACCAAAAGGAACAAACTCCTCAAAAGGACCAAAGCAACCAAACTCCTCCAAAAAACCAAAAGGAACAAAATACAAAAAAATATAGATTGCCTGGACTAAAGGATTTTTTAGATAAAAATAATAATAAACTTTTTGAATTAGTTGATAAAACTAGTGCAGATGAAGAACTAAATAAGTTAGCAAATGAAGGTGCTCTAAGAATAGATAATGGTAAGATTAAACACCATAAAGACAAAGGTAGAGGTAAAAATAAAAAAAGTAGAAGTAGAAGTTCTTATAAAGATGTAGAACATCTAAAACTTAACTCTAAATTTGGCGAAAGCAATAAAGTTAATACACATGGCAAAAATAATGAAAACATTGGCTATAATTTAGGTGGCAATAAAAAAGGTATCAAAATTAGTAAAGAAGATAACAAAATTGTGCTTGAATGGCAACTATATTTTGAAGATGGTACTAAGGACAATAAAATTTACAAACAAGAAATAGATTTAAACTAGAACAAAAAAAATTAGGCCCGCAATACCACGGGCTTTTTCTTTTAATAGTAAGGATTATTTTGTCAAAGCAATTAAAAGAAAAAAGGTTTTTAAGAATTCTTAATTTAAAAAATTTGATTAATAGATGATGCATTTTGCTCAATGACTTTTAGTTTAAATTTCTTTTGTGAATCTAATTCTGCTCTTTTTGCAATATATAAGTTATTTTTAAGAATGTCTATTTCTTCTTAAGCAGATTGATTCACTGATTGTAATTTTTGTTCAATAAGTTGAGTATTTATTTTCTTTTGTTGGGGTTTTTAGTTTATTACCAAATAATTTCTTAAAAAAGTTAGCTATATATTTAAAAATCATAATAATAAATTCCTTTATTTAGTATTAAATACAGATTAAAAATAAAAAGAACTTAGCTATTTTAGCAAGTTCATATATATTAGTGAATTACTACTATTTCTGAATCTGATGATATACCATCATTAGTTGACTTAACTCTTATTTCATAAGTTCCAGGAGTAGAAACTGTAAGTTTATTTTTATCAATACTAATTCAATTATTAGAGTCTTTTAATTTATATTCCATAGTTTGATCAACACCAATAATTGTTCTACCAATTACTTTCAATTGATTTGCATATATATTATGTTTTTTAATATTGATTGTTTTTATTTCAGAAGTTATTAAACCACTATTATTTTTAAATCTTATATATAGATTTCCAGCAGTTATTCTATCAATTATTTTATTTTCTGGAAGATCTTGTCAATCATTGTTATTAAAGTTATACTCTAAATCTTTATCATCTGTTTTGACTTCAATTTTTCCATCACCAAGAACTTTGACTTCTGCTTTTGGTTCTTTAATTTCAGTTTTAAATTTAAAAGTATTATTGCCAGATAAAATGAATTTATAATCTTTTCTCTTGATAGATTCTAGTTTTACTTCAACATCTCCAATTGATTTAAAATGATCTAAATATAAAGTATATGTTTTATCATCATGTTTAACTTCTCTAATAAGTGCATTAGTTATATTAAAGTTTCCAGGTTTTAGGTCTTTTACTTCTTCATTGAATTCTATTTTAATAGCATTGGAAGCTTCATTATCCTTAGTTGTTGTTACTTGAATTTGTTTTATATAGCTAGAATTGTAATTAAAGAAGTATTCAATACCAATGTTATAACCTTTAGATTGACGAATATAATTTGTACGTGACACAAAATTATCTAAATTTCTTTCTTTTAGAGCATCATGAATATGTGAATAATTTGGTGATGAAATATCACGTTTGGTTCATAAAACTAGTTTATTCATCTTACCATTATTTTCATCAAAGTTTTTATCAATTAATGCTATAACATCATCTTTATTCCCGACATAGTTTTTAAATAATAAGTTTCTTAGACGCTTTTGTTTTGTCTCTGGATCTTTTTTATCTGCTTTTAAAAAATCATCAGCAGTGTTTAAGAAGAACAATCTATCCTTATCATTTTTCTTAATTGTAGTATCAGAAGTTGAATCTAAATAGTATCAATCTCCATCAATTTGAACTTGGTTTCAAGCATGTTTATCACTTAAGCTAACTCTAGCACTATAACCTTCTGAAAATTTAACCGGAATGTTTAATTCTTCTAATAATAGTTTTAACCCTTTAGAATAACCAGCACATACTGTATGCAATTCAATTAATGCAGAATGAGCATTTTGATTTTTTGAAAGATTAGCAAAGTTCATATCATGATCATATTTAACGTTAGCGATTATTCATTCATAAGCAGCTTTAAGTCTTTCTAATGTTGGAAGTGATTTTCATTTATGGTAATCTACTATTCTTTTTGCTTCTTTTTTTGCAAGATCTTCATTATTTAAAAGAGTACTCATTTCCCGTGAAATAACTTTTACAACACTTGAATATAAATATCCTTCATATTCAGCAAAAATTCTGGCTTGTGTTATTTCTGGTTTTGAACCATCTGAATTAATTTTTTCAATTCAATTTACAACTCCATTATCTTTTAATTCAAAAGTAAGCTCTTTTAGATTATTTGAGTGATTAGCCTCAAATACTTGATCTTGTGGGTAGAATGTTCTTTGGTATCATTTAACTTTACTATTATCAACTTCTTTATTTGTATTTTTATCAATAAGTTTAAATTGGAAAGTTTTATTTTGAATAGAATCTAATGTAATTTCATCTTGTTGCAATCCAAATTGACTATGAGAGTAAAAATTTGAAGAAACACTATTATTTAGAATCATAGATTTAATCTTATTTCGATCAGTGATTATAGGCTTAAAATCTTGAACAGTTTCTTTTAAATATTTATTATCTATTTCTTGAAGTTCTATACTTGAATTATATGTAGGAATAGTATAACTTTCATTTGGTATGGTGTATGATGTTTGAGTGCTTTGATCAGATGCAGTAGAAGAACTAGGTTTATTTATGGTTGTAGTTGTATTAGAGCTATCATGTTTGTTAATATCTTTATTATCAACATGATTATTTGAATTACTAAAAATTTCATCTACTTTTTTCTCTGAATCTTTATTACTTATTTGTTGTCTACTAATTGTATTTGAAAACTTACAACTTGTAGCAATAATTGAAAGAGTTGATACAGATGTTATAGATAATATTTTTAATAAACGTTTTAAAAGATTTTTCATAAGTTTTACTTTCCATTCTCTTATGTGAGTATTATATCACTTTAATTTAACTTATAACTTAGTTTATAGTTGTTTAATATACACAACATTAAACTGTAAAGTGAATTATTTATATTTAAGAATAATCAATACAACAAAAATAATTAACCAAATATGAATTAACAAATTTGTACAAAATTATTGGACTCGATATTCAAGTTTGTTTTCTATATAAGCACCTCACAATAGTTGAGATGTTTTTCATTTAAATTCTTTTAGAAATCCTTCTTTATTATATCGCTCAATAAATTTTGAGATTTCATTTTTTAATTGCTCAAATGTTAACTTTCTAACAAATTTTTCAAAGTCAGAAATCATCTCTTAACTTTAATATAGAAAAGAAATATTCAATTTCTCTATTATAATTAGTATCATAAAATGAATAGCTCATATCTGTTTTTCATAGAGTAAATAATTTTATATCGCTATTAACTGTTTGAAAAGTACATTTTTAAACTAGTTATTGCAAGAGATAATTAATCTGATATTTTTTTTATATGCCACAGAGCACTTACTTTACCCTTAGTTTTCTAATATGGCTATTTCAATTAGTAACTTACTTCTTTTAGTTTACTATGTCTCTGATATTTAATAGAGCATAGAAATTGAATAAACAAAGTCAACTTTAACACAAAAAAATGTTTAAAATGATGAACTCAATGTTTTGCGAAATAAACTAATTTAGTTAATCTCTTAATTTAATAAAAAAATCTAGAAAAAATGGGCTGAATGTTTTATAACACAAAAAAATTAACTTAGAAATTAAATTTAGCAATACAAACAAAATAAAATATATGAAAAAAGTATGTTCCAAGAGGAAACTAATTTTAATTAAGATATTAACAATCAAAAGAACATCAAAGCAGTAGCTAATTTCTTAAATGTTTAAATATGCTAATGCATTTGTACAAGGCCTTTCTAGTCGAACTATTAGTAAACAATAAAAAATAATCTAGATCTTAATCCTTAAAATGAATGAATGCCAAAATTTTCCAAGTAAAAATTTTAAACAATTAAAAAAACCATCACAACTTGATAAGGAGTTAAGAAAATGAAAAAAAGTTTATTACTAATAGGCGGACTAACAGCTGTGACTGTAGTTCCTATTTCCATAACAACAACATTGCTTATTAAAAAAAATAAGCAGCAAAATATTAATCAAAATAAGATTGAAAAATTACAAGATGAGCTTAAATTGCTACAAAGTCAGATAGTCAATTTAGAAAAAGATAAAACACAAATGGCTCAGTATGCAGATTCACTAATTTATGGCTTTGATATAGAAAATTATCAGTTAGAAAGTCTGGAAGCAATGCTAAAATTGAAAGCTAAATTTCATGAATTGAATTCTTATGTTGATGAACTTAAAAATCAAATTAGTATTAAAAAACAAAATGTAGCAGAATTAGAAAAAGAAATTAAAAGATTACGTAATGAATTAAATCATGAACGTAATGCTATCAGGTTTGAAATTCAAAGGCTAGTAACTGATGAATGAGCTAATATGAAGGATGAGATTTTACAAAGTCATAAAGTTAGTGATATTGTGAAACATCTAAATAAAAGAATTAAATTTACTAAATTACCATATCTAATAAAAACTGATTCAGATAAAACAATTAAGTCTTTAAAAGATGCCACTAAAAACCTTATTTTAAGTTTTGATGGTTTAGATTTTGAACTAACACTAGAATTAAAAGATGTAAGCTTTCATCTAGACTCAATTGAGCATGAATATGAAGATAGTCAAGAAACTATTTGTAAAATAATTGGTTATTATAAAGATGAGTCTGGCAAAATAGCTATTAAACCTTTTGCAAAATCAACTAAGAAGGTTCCTACTAGATTGCCTTGATTTATAGAGTCATTAAAAGCAGCATTTAAAGAAAATAAATCATCAAACATAGAAAATCTTAATGAATGAAATACATCAAATGTTACAGATATGAGTATGATGTTTGAAGCAAGCAAAATTAATCAACCAATAAGATTTGATACAAGAAACGTTATTACTATGTATTCAATGTTTTATGAAGCAAAACATTTTAATTCCCCACTTAACTTTGATACAAGAAATGTGCAAAACATGAAGGCTATGTTTTATGATGCACTCGAATTTGACCAAGAACTAAAATTTAATACTAAAAATGTTACAGATATGTCTTTAATGTTTAGCGGGGCAAGTAAATTCAATAAACCGCTCAACTTTGATACAAAGAATGTTAAAAAAATGAACTCAATGTTTTGAGGAACAAATGAATTTAATCAACCGATTAACTTTAATACACAAAATGTTGAAGACATGGAACAAATGTTCTCTCATGCAAAAGCATTTAATCAAATATTAAATTTTGATACACAAAATGTAACAAATATGAGAGGATTACTTGAATTAGCAGAGAACTTTAACTCTAATTTAAACTTTTCTGATACGCAAAATGTTACCACTATGGAAATGATGTTTAATGGAGCTATAAACTTTAACAAACCAATAAATCTCAATACAAAAAAAGTAACAAATATGAAATTTATGTTTAATAATGCATATAAATTTAACTCGCCTATTAAATTTGATACAAATAATGTTACTAATATGTATGGTATGTTCTATGGAGCGCTTGAGTTTAATCAACCACTTAACTTTGATACAAGTAATGTTGAAAATATGGGCAATATGTTTTATAATGCAAAGAAATTCAACTCAGAGCTTAAATTTAGTAATACAAAAAATGTAAAAGATATGAGTGGTATGTTTTGTTATGCAGAAGCCTTTAATCAACCACTTGACTTTGATACAAGAAATTTAGAAAATATAAAATGAATGTTTTATGACGCAAAAAGTTTTAATTCAAAACTTAATTTTATAGATACAAGCAAAATTAAAAATATGCAAGGTGCATTTCAAAAAGCAAGTAAATTTAACCAAGATATTAGTAACTGAAATATTCAAGCAGTAACTGACTTTTCAAATATGTTTGAAGGCGCTAATGCCTTTAAACAAGACCTTTCTAAATGAAAAAGTAATCCGAATTGAGAATAAACTAGAACAAAAAAACTAGATACTCGCAAATATAGCAAGTCTTTCTTTTTAAAAACAAAGTATTTTTATGCCAATATAATTAAGAGTAAAAGAAGTGTTTTAACTTATTTAAGTATTATTAAATTCCTTAAGATATAGCAATCATTGAATAAAGAGAATTAAATATATCATACACTTAGCAATAAATTAAATTAGTATATAGATACAATTTTAATGTATTGCTTTACAGATTAAAGCTAAAATGTCATTTTACAAAAATATTTTTTTGGTAAACTTTGAAAAAGATATTTTACTTACATTACGAGGTCATGATGAGTAAGCAAAAATTATTATTAATTCCTATGATATCAAGCATTAGCAGCTTAGTTTTATTAACTTCATGTTCTAAAATAGAAAATACTAAAATTACTGAATCAATAAGTGAAAATAAACCTGATAGTGAAAATAATGCAACTAGAGAAGGCAATACAAACCTAAATGATAATAAAGATAATAAATTAATAAATC from Metamycoplasma alkalescens includes the following:
- a CDS encoding 5'-3' exonuclease translates to MEDKILIIDGTYLAYRSYYALNKSQIVLVNDQGIETNTIVLFFSTLFNLIKENKPTHLLIAFDAKEETFRHKIYQAYKEGRIKMPKEFYDQMDLIKKLLSYLKIRNVEKNGYEADDIIAKICAKYPQTNKIIFSADQDLNQLIDAKTSIIKKIKNAYTFLTKDNFKEIYFIEPNQVIDYKAIIGDSSDNFLGIKGIGPKTAAKLLSEYQTLENIYANLNSLKNTIANKFEEYKNIVFRNQEIAKLVTDFEIANIEKNDLDITKINLSIEALKIIEQYQLNSIKNQILKLKK
- a CDS encoding BspA family leucine-rich repeat surface protein — protein: MKKSLLLIGGLTAVTVVPISITTTLLIKKNKQQNINQNKIEKLQDELKLLQSQIVNLEKDKTQMAQYADSLIYGFDIENYQLESLEAMLKLKAKFHELNSYVDELKNQISIKKQNVAELEKEIKRLRNELNHERNAIRFEIQRLVTDEWANMKDEILQSHKVSDIVKHLNKRIKFTKLPYLIKTDSDKTIKSLKDATKNLILSFDGLDFELTLELKDVSFHLDSIEHEYEDSQETICKIIGYYKDESGKIAIKPFAKSTKKVPTRLPWFIESLKAAFKENKSSNIENLNEWNTSNVTDMSMMFEASKINQPIRFDTRNVITMYSMFYEAKHFNSPLNFDTRNVQNMKAMFYDALEFDQELKFNTKNVTDMSLMFSGASKFNKPLNFDTKNVKKMNSMFWGTNEFNQPINFNTQNVEDMEQMFSHAKAFNQILNFDTQNVTNMRGLLELAENFNSNLNFSDTQNVTTMEMMFNGAINFNKPINLNTKKVTNMKFMFNNAYKFNSPIKFDTNNVTNMYGMFYGALEFNQPLNFDTSNVENMGNMFYNAKKFNSELKFSNTKNVKDMSGMFCYAEAFNQPLDFDTRNLENIKWMFYDAKSFNSKLNFIDTSKIKNMQGAFQKASKFNQDISNWNIQAVTDFSNMFEGANAFKQDLSKWKSNPNWE
- a CDS encoding MAG6410 family transglutaminase-related lipoprotein, producing the protein MKNLLKRLLKILSITSVSTLSIIATSCKFSNTISRQQISNKDSEKKVDEIFSNSNNHVDNKDINKHDSSNTTTTINKPSSSTASDQSTQTSYTIPNESYTIPTYNSSIELQEIDNKYLKETVQDFKPIITDRNKIKSMILNNSVSSNFYSHSQFGLQQDEITLDSIQNKTFQFKLIDKNTNKEVDNSKVKWYQRTFYPQDQVFEANHSNNLKELTFELKDNGVVNWIEKINSDGSKPEITQARIFAEYEGYLYSSVVKVISREMSTLLNNEDLAKKEAKRIVDYHKWKSLPTLERLKAAYEWIIANVKYDHDMNFANLSKNQNAHSALIELHTVCAGYSKGLKLLLEELNIPVKFSEGYSARVSLSDKHAWNQVQIDGDWYYLDSTSDTTIKKNDKDRLFFLNTADDFLKADKKDPETKQKRLRNLLFKNYVGNKDDVIALIDKNFDENNGKMNKLVLWTKRDISSPNYSHIHDALKERNLDNFVSRTNYIRQSKGYNIGIEYFFNYNSSYIKQIQVTTTKDNEASNAIKIEFNEEVKDLKPGNFNITNALIREVKHDDKTYTLYLDHFKSIGDVEVKLESIKRKDYKFILSGNNTFKFKTEIKEPKAEVKVLGDGKIEVKTDDKDLEYNFNNNDWQDLPENKIIDRITAGNLYIRFKNNSGLITSEIKTINIKKHNIYANQLKVIGRTIIGVDQTMEYKLKDSNNWISIDKNKLTVSTPGTYEIRVKSTNDGISSDSEIVVIH
- the dnaE gene encoding DNA polymerase III subunit alpha yields the protein MKLLNLHLNTTFSFLESTISVDEAIKKAKEEQVEYLVFSEKNHFFSLAEANLKCIKNGIKPIFGLDVFLTVDNEEYQFNLFAKNSAAFDNLKLLSYYLLDDKKISLNEIFENYKDIIVIENPNLSYYKKQKKEILNPNYYIGIDINEIKEYENLLQKNKQVLIFNNFNTLDFQDFSILELLNKISNKNNFLKLQTPLFFNYEKEDDLTMQLILQTNEFIKNLYFPFLKKEYQLLSYENNENLNSKDYLKFLLVKKIKSSNELENLFNQIEYKNRLKKELEIINLLNFEDYFLIIQDWVNWAKNHDISIGPGRGSSAGSLISFVLGITEIDPIKYGLIFERFLNPKRISMPDIDIDVQDDKRMEIINYLINKYGYERVNNIVTFSTLGKKSAIRDILRAYNINPIKINQISKLIPSNEDTLIEEVNKNLTLNKELEQLNPHDSTFKNKIINQTTRISGFYRQIGTHAAGIVIAKNPTIELIPISKNPDNFLQTQISMEYLEYFGLIKMDILGLKTLTTIKEIEAHIKKNTQQIIDWNVIGYFDKKTFALLSSGNTAGVFQVESPIMIKALKEIKVDTFNDIAAVISLNRPGPMAYVSNYAKRKAKKEEIPKISKEYDDILNETYGIIIYQEQIMQIAQKIANMSFEEADLLRKIISKKQANEMLAIKKDFIERASKNNYDKKVVEEIFNNIERFADYGFNKSHAIAYSMLTFKMAYLKANYPLEFFASCISSANGAQTTIAKYVNEARKMGIEIITPNINKSYEHATIEKNQIILPLGLIKGIGPEIVKLIVENRNNVGEYKNFLHCFFNLSKIKSFGKAALETLIKANALRDFNLSQATMLKEIDPKSDSSIFIKQNLPKNPQEILDKLLDFEPENDEIDNEDELRKNEIELLGQNYSFIPTLKYEKQNQRLIDTRIGNEYILIAECTDVLEKISKYKKPYQQLYFQDSSLRVVSYMYKIDPELKNLKNKLVQIKFIKKTENEIILKEWKVIK
- a CDS encoding variable surface lipoprotein, which codes for MKKTKKILLSLGLVVSAMSIPVVAASCKQQKAKNEDNKQENKKEEKNKEIQQNKIALEKYKQKIAKEIKNLEEAIIKVKGTKFNEAKFKKFMNKKPDSLKQMEQSVYLQYKEDLLEINAENFKYLVLWAEEEIKEFISHLNEELNELLKEKNDIKETDNNHEYINELVTELLDVFSEISDFSV
- a CDS encoding variable surface lipoprotein, with translation MKKINKIFITLASIVSISSLPIVAAACDEKKTEEGAGANSGTKDQEDQTLPKDQKEQTPQKDQSNQTPPKNQKEQTPQKDQSNQTPPKNQKEQNTKKYRLPGLKDFLDKNNNKLFELVDKTSADEELNKLANEGALRIDNGKIKHHKDKGRGKNKKSRSRSSYKDVEHLKLNSKFGESNKVNTHGKNNENIGYNLGGNKKGIKISKEDNKIVLEWQLYFEDGTKDNKIYKQEIDLN